A genomic window from Haladaptatus caseinilyticus includes:
- a CDS encoding type 1 glutamine amidotransferase domain-containing protein: MTSALFVVSEEGYWAEECIEPLQTLSDAGVEITVATPSGSKPVVDERSTDPENVGEETAERVRDAHENDPRLQNPEPLATIDAGDYDAVVFPGGHGTEWDVNQDRDARRLLRDAVENEGTKALVVCHAVGLLAFTRDSDDGFLVAGRDVTGFPNEWEEDIVDDYDRMPDGRKLPYWVEDEVRAVGANWDAQLDADASVRTDGDLLTARGPESSHAAAKALLDALGVE, translated from the coding sequence ATGACATCAGCACTGTTCGTCGTGAGTGAGGAAGGGTATTGGGCAGAGGAGTGCATAGAGCCCCTGCAGACGCTATCCGATGCGGGCGTGGAGATAACCGTCGCGACACCGAGCGGATCGAAACCGGTCGTGGACGAACGCTCCACCGACCCGGAAAACGTCGGCGAGGAGACCGCAGAACGGGTTCGGGATGCACACGAGAACGACCCACGACTGCAAAACCCCGAACCGCTCGCAACGATCGATGCGGGTGATTACGACGCCGTGGTGTTCCCCGGCGGACACGGTACGGAGTGGGATGTCAATCAGGACCGGGATGCCCGCCGACTGCTTCGTGATGCCGTCGAGAACGAAGGGACGAAAGCACTCGTCGTCTGTCACGCCGTGGGGCTGCTGGCGTTCACGCGTGACAGCGATGATGGATTCCTCGTTGCGGGACGCGACGTAACTGGATTTCCGAACGAGTGGGAGGAAGACATCGTCGACGACTACGACCGAATGCCGGATGGGCGAAAGCTTCCGTACTGGGTGGAAGACGAGGTTCGAGCGGTCGGTGCGAACTGGGATGCGCAGCTGGATGCGGACGCAAGTGTTCGGACGGATGGTGACCTACTCACTGCGCGAGGACCGGAATCGTCCCACGCGGCGGCGAAAGCGCTCCTCGATGCGCTCGGTGTCGAGTAG
- a CDS encoding DUF2298 domain-containing protein: MEFALIGLWLIVYYLLALVGLPASSALFPRFPDRGATFALPISLTVITIVTYWLGQFAFTTVTVTAAVVVFAALFTLLARGGLEIDRRGYAEAMVVFTAAFSFLVFVRAIDPAIVATGGEKFLDFGLLKSLMRAPALPPEDMWFAGEPVRYYYGGHLIAAILTKLTGTAPRFSYNLALAGFYGMLVSTAYGLARAIAIRYDAPSRLAGLFAAFFVGFAGNTFTTIRLLANVLPRPLVEIVATPLEMEPGSFPLEPLDFWYWDASRVMVGTINEFPLFAYINGDLHAHMMGQPFLLFVTALSYAVYRSHTEIRWRKVLVWGALPPAVAFLGTISFWSFPTALGIVWLAVTFAEDHPATLIPGGKRLMEERSGFADELVRTATAMAIAIVVGLLALLWAGPFVVNILFGSATTRSIGFFPDRTSLVELLIVHGAFLLPFALYLGTHVRWHERDATQVGVLGGLLLVLGWQGGFAVVVVVAPLLVVGWLLLRADSDLGFETVLLVAGAGLVLLVEFVYVQDNAIAGRFNTVFKVYMQVWAFWSVSVGVVLMRLLTDSVPGYTADVSPEASTKSETSDPSERSEASPSVPVSRRTGVAVFTVMLLLTTSVYGAFALSEHVSTDKSIHRTDDPTLDGMAFIWTAHGDEARAIEWLDAKEGRPHIVSAPGKPYQWGSPASSLTGLPTVVGWYQERIYRGAPAYEERKRDVELIFSPNTGWSTRAGKLAKYDVRYIYYGPQERQRYGRTSFSKYPGIEPVHRSGSVSIYRVNQTIIENQPSVSA; this comes from the coding sequence ATGGAGTTCGCGCTTATCGGTCTCTGGCTGATCGTCTACTATCTACTCGCACTCGTCGGACTTCCCGCTTCTAGCGCCCTCTTTCCGCGATTTCCCGACCGCGGAGCGACGTTTGCACTCCCGATTTCGCTGACCGTCATAACCATCGTCACGTATTGGTTGGGCCAGTTCGCGTTTACCACGGTCACCGTTACCGCGGCGGTCGTCGTCTTTGCGGCCCTCTTCACGCTCCTCGCGAGGGGCGGCCTCGAGATCGACCGTCGCGGCTACGCTGAAGCGATGGTCGTCTTCACCGCCGCGTTCTCGTTTCTCGTCTTCGTCCGCGCCATCGACCCCGCAATCGTCGCAACCGGTGGGGAGAAGTTTCTCGATTTCGGCCTCCTGAAGTCCCTCATGCGCGCGCCCGCGCTCCCGCCCGAAGACATGTGGTTCGCAGGTGAACCGGTTCGGTATTACTACGGTGGCCACCTCATCGCCGCAATTCTGACGAAACTCACGGGGACGGCACCGAGATTTAGCTACAATCTCGCACTCGCGGGATTCTACGGAATGCTCGTCAGCACCGCCTACGGGTTGGCGCGAGCTATCGCCATCCGATACGACGCTCCGTCCCGACTCGCTGGGCTTTTCGCCGCGTTTTTCGTCGGGTTTGCCGGAAACACGTTCACTACCATCCGATTACTGGCGAACGTCCTCCCCCGGCCGCTGGTCGAAATCGTGGCAACGCCGTTGGAGATGGAGCCCGGAAGTTTCCCGCTCGAACCCCTCGATTTCTGGTACTGGGACGCTAGCCGCGTAATGGTCGGGACGATAAACGAGTTTCCCCTCTTTGCCTACATCAACGGTGACCTTCACGCCCACATGATGGGGCAACCGTTCTTGCTTTTCGTCACCGCACTCAGCTACGCGGTGTATCGTTCCCATACCGAGATACGGTGGCGGAAAGTTCTCGTCTGGGGGGCGCTCCCACCTGCCGTCGCGTTTCTGGGAACCATCAGCTTCTGGAGTTTCCCGACGGCACTCGGTATCGTTTGGCTCGCCGTTACCTTCGCCGAAGACCATCCAGCCACGCTGATTCCCGGCGGAAAACGATTGATGGAGGAACGGTCCGGGTTCGCTGACGAACTCGTCCGAACGGCTACCGCGATGGCGATCGCGATCGTCGTTGGACTACTCGCACTCCTTTGGGCAGGGCCGTTCGTGGTAAACATCCTGTTCGGGTCGGCAACCACTCGAAGTATCGGTTTCTTCCCGGACCGAACCAGCTTAGTGGAACTACTCATCGTCCACGGTGCGTTCCTTCTTCCGTTCGCGTTGTACCTCGGAACCCACGTCCGGTGGCACGAGCGAGACGCCACGCAGGTCGGCGTGCTGGGGGGACTCCTCCTCGTTTTGGGGTGGCAAGGTGGGTTCGCGGTGGTCGTGGTAGTCGCACCGCTCCTCGTCGTCGGCTGGTTGCTCCTCCGGGCCGATTCCGACCTCGGTTTCGAGACGGTTTTGCTGGTCGCAGGTGCGGGCCTCGTCTTGCTCGTCGAGTTCGTTTACGTACAGGACAACGCGATTGCCGGACGGTTCAACACCGTGTTCAAGGTGTACATGCAAGTGTGGGCGTTCTGGTCCGTCAGCGTCGGCGTCGTGCTGATGCGGCTGTTGACGGATTCCGTTCCCGGCTACACCGCGGATGTGTCACCCGAAGCGTCCACGAAATCCGAAACGTCCGACCCATCAGAGCGTTCCGAAGCGTCGCCGAGCGTACCGGTTTCGCGACGGACCGGAGTGGCCGTCTTTACCGTCATGCTCCTCCTCACGACGTCCGTATACGGTGCATTTGCCCTCAGCGAACACGTCTCGACGGACAAGTCGATCCATCGCACGGACGACCCGACGCTCGACGGAATGGCGTTCATTTGGACGGCACACGGGGACGAGGCCCGTGCAATCGAGTGGCTGGACGCAAAAGAAGGACGACCACACATCGTTTCTGCGCCGGGAAAACCCTATCAGTGGGGGAGTCCGGCTTCGTCGCTCACGGGTCTGCCGACCGTGGTCGGTTGGTATCAGGAACGGATCTACCGCGGCGCACCAGCCTACGAGGAACGAAAACGGGACGTCGAGTTGATCTTCAGTCCGAACACCGGGTGGAGCACTCGTGCGGGCAAACTGGCCAAATACGACGTCCGATACATCTACTACGGACCTCAAGAGCGCCAACGATACGGACGGACGTCGTTTTCAAAATATCCTGGCATCGAGCCCGTCCACCGCTCGGGGTCGGTGTCGATTTATCGCGTGAACCAGACGATCATCGAGAATCAACCCAGCGTCTCGGCCTAA